The sequence below is a genomic window from Coleofasciculus sp. FACHB-T130.
TAGCCTTGGATGCGATCGCTTGTCATGCCTCTAGCCGTTAAAAATACTACAGGTAAATTTTTGAAGCGAGGATCTTCCCGCAGTTGCTTGAGGAATTGATACCCATCCACCTTGGGCATCATCACATCTGAAATCACTAAATCCGGTTGGTTCTTCTGCAACATCTGCCATGCGTCACCAGCATTACTGGCAACCTGAACGGTAAAACCACTGTCTTGCAGATATTCTTTGACTGCTTCGCGCAGTCCGGGTTCGTCGTCTACCAGTAACAATTTTCCTGTCATTTATCTTTCCTTGCCGCTACGTTTTTTTAATATAGGACTTACGCAGAGATCCCCCTTGTATCTCCCGATAAATTGGGGGACTTTTCCGGTTCCCCCAATTTATCGGGGGGTTATGTCGGTTCTAGGTTTCAAGCTTTCAGTGCGTAAGTCCTGTAACAGTATTTTCTTAACAGATGTGTTCCTTTGCTGCTGTTTTTTTTAATGTAACGAACTTTTTGAACCTCTATTTGTTCGGACTTCTGGACTATCCAAATGCAACCATCAATAATATAATTGAACGCACTAAAATTGTCTATTTTTGTTTGACAGATGTGCTTTCCCTTACCTACTCGGTTAGTAGGAGGGAAAAGGATCGTCGCTGGATTTGCGAAGCCTAGAATTTCCAGATGCGTTAGCGATGGGGGTTTGATTTTCCTTCAGGTGGACGGATGGAGGGGGTGCGATCGCTACCGACTCCGTCTGTTTAGTAAAACAAGCGATCGCAGACCTTAATTAAAAATTAAAACTTGGCATTTTATTGAATAATTTCGACTTCCGTTCCTTTTTTCACAACTTGATATAACTCTTCAATATCTCGATTTTTTAAAGAAATACAGCCTAATGTCCAATTTGAGCGCTTTTCTATCAAAAAGTCTTGCTCATCAGGGACACCGTGAATTCCTACCTGTCCCCCGATTGAATCAAGCCAATTTATTTTTCCGTTTCCCTTGGCTTTGATATGTTTTCTCCAAGAATCTTTAGTTGGGTAATCCAGCCAGAGAAACTTTGACCACGTAGGATGGGTATAGAGGTCTTTTATCTTGAATATGCCTTCTGGCGTGCTGCCATCCCCTTCTTTGAGCTTATCATCCACTGAGTTGAAGCCCAAAACCACTGGATAAGACTTCAGGGGCTTTTTATCGTAATAAACTGTCAGCCTGTACCTGGATTTCTCAATGAGTATAGAGACTTTATTCTTGTCTATTTCTGGAGAATCTACTAACTGTGTAAGCTGATGCGTATAGTTTAAAAGACCATTTCCTAGAACTTTAGGATGTAAATGATTTGAAAAAAGATTATCGGAACAATTATTCCAGCAAAAGACGTGCAGAAGATAGGGCAGCGGTACAGCATAACCCAGACGCATGAGTTGGATGTATAGGCAAAAAATTCCGGATAGGAGAACAGAAAAAACTAAAAACTGCCTTCTTCTATTCCCCTGTTTTTTGCTGCTGCCCATTGTGGATGTAGTTGGAGCGATTCAAACCTTTGGTGGACGCCCAGCTTGTGCGGTTTTAGACACCAAAGGATGATTGACAACGGCTATTTTAACTAATGGAGGACAAGACACAACAAAGCTAAAATGCCGTTAATCAGATAAAAGGTGGCAACCACTTGGGTTTCACTCCAGCCACTCAGTTCTAAATGGTGGTGAATCGGTGCCATCTTAAATAAACGCTTGCCGATACCATCCGGGCCTTTGGTGGCTTTATAGTAGCCCACCTGCGCCATCACTGAGAGCGATTCCACGAAGAAAATACCGCTGAGGATAAACAGCGCCCAGAGATTGTTCGTCAGAAGTCCGACTGCTGTCAGTGCGCCTCCCAGCGCCATCGAACCCGTATCGCCCATAAAGACGCGGGCTTTGTTGCGGTTGTGAACCAAAAAGCCTAGGTAGCTGCCACTCATGCAGGCGCAAAAAATCATTAAACTTGGCGACACGGGAGCAACAATGGCACCGAGTCCCAAAAGAGCGATCGCGCCCGTTCCCGCTGCGAGTCCATCGACTCCATCCGTGAGGTTTGTCGCATTACTTTCCGCCACTAGCACAAATACTGCTAAAGGCCAGAACAGCAACCCCAAAGGAATGGCTAAACCAAAAGGCAAGGCAATCGTGGTAATACTTGCTGGTTGATTCCAGACCAGCCACAGAGAAAACAGAACACCCACCCCAATCTGCAAAATGAGTTTCATCCGGGGCGAGATGCCTTTATTAGACCGGCGTCTAATCACTTGCCAATCGTCAACCCAGCCAATCGCTCCGTAGGCTAAAGTTACGATTGATACGGCAAGTACGGGAAAGAATCCTTGTATGCTTACAGCCAATCCAGACCACACCAAGGCGGCGATTACCCCAACTGGCACAAAAAACACCCCGCCCATTGTCGGAGTGCCTGCTTTTTGTAAATGCGCTTGGGGACCATCCTCCCGAATAAATTGACCCGCTTTTAGGGCTTGCAGGAAGGGGACTGCCCAATATCCTAAAAGAGCTGTCACCAAGGCGCAAAGCCACAGGGGAAAGGTCATAGAGATGCCTACCGATGGGAAGACACCTGCTTGCAGATCGAATAATATCGTCCCTAGGGAAAGCCCAACTGCCAGTAACGCTAGCAGGCTAGTTCCTGAGGGGTTGAACGACCGACCAGAAAATAATTTAGCGTCCACAAATTTTTCGTTCACTTCTCACACCAGAATTCAGAATTTCAGAATCCAGAATTTACTCTGACGCCTGAGTGCTGAATTCTTTTCGTCTGACTAATCTTCGTCTACATCGATGATTTCATCATCGTCTTCGAGATCATCGTAAACATCATCCGGTGCCATCAGATCGGAGATTTCTGCATCACCATCGCGGAAACTATCTTCAGCTTGAACATCCCGCGCCAACAAGCGTCCTGTGGATTCCAGCCAGTCCAGAATCGATGGTTCTTGTTGTAACGGAATCAGACCAGCCAGCTGGTGACGAGGTTCTTCACGCAGAGACGGGTTGTACATATTTGACATATTTGAGGATTTCGGATTGGGAGCTAACTAGACATATTGAGTTTACCACTCCCAGAAACGCGATCGCTGGCGTGGAGATTATTGCGTGTCAAGGGAGTTGTTATCAAACTTATCAACTGGTCGCTGATGCCATCTGCGTATTGAACAAAAGTTAAGCTGGGGGTAGAGAAGTCACCCAGAAGAGAGGTCTAGGAGGAAATGAGGAAAGCAGCACTGTTGGAAGCGATCGCTTCTCAAAATCGCGGACTGCTAGCAACCGAAACCGACAAAATAGCGATTCTCTCAGCGGTTGCCCGATTGGAAGACCTCAACCCTACTCCCCGTCCGGTTGAGGCAACTGACCTACTAGATGGAAATTGGCGACTACTTTACACCACCAGTCGCGGTTTATTAACCATTGACCAACTGCCATTTCTCAAACTTGGTCAAATCTATCAATGCATTCGAGCCAAAGACGCCAAAGTTTACAATATTGCTGAAGTTTATGGTTTACCCTATTTGGAAGGATTTATCAGCGTTGCTGCTCGGTTTGAACCAGTTTCTGAACGTCGTGTCTTGGTAAAATTTGAGCGTTCTATTTCTGGTTTACAGCGTCTCATTAACTATCAGTCGCCTTCAGAATTTATTCTGCAAATTGAAAGCGGTCAGCGACTTCCAGCTTTGGATTTTGGTATCGACAGCAGCAACCAGCAAGGTTGGCTGGATACTACTTATCTAGATGAAGATTTGCGAATAGGCAGAGGCAATGAAGGCAGCGTGTTTGTGTTAACAAAAGCTTAGGTTAATGGCTAGTGGCTAATGGTTAATGACTATTAGCCATTAGGAAGATAAATTCCTGCAAAATAGGGCGGGGTTAGTCTTTTTTTTACGAACCACTAAGAACGCGAAGGATGCCAAGGAAAAAAAAGAGGATTTGACGAATTAATTGGGATTACTACACATAAATAATATCCAGTTGTCTAAAAATCATTAGCCGTTAGCAATTAATCAGATGGAATCTACGCAAGAAGTTTTATTCCGCTTGTCCCAAGGACAATTAAATCTACTACAAACTTGTCCTCGAAAGTTTCAACAAATCTACTTAGATAAACTGAGTTCACCCACCAATCCAGAACAACTAGAACGGCAAAATTGGGGCAGTCGCTTTCACTTATTGATGCAGCAGCGAGAACTGGGATTGCCGGTAGAATCTTTGGTGCAAGAGGATGCCCAATTACATCGTTGGGTGACGGCATTGGTGGATGCAGCGCCAGAAATCTTGATATCCAATCCGAAAACCTTCCGCCAAAGCGAACATTGTTGCACGCTGAATTTTCAGGGATATTTATTGACAGTCATCTATGATTTGTTCATTGAAGACACCCAATCTGCTCAAATTTTGGATTGGAAAACTTATCCTCAACCAAAAAATCGGCGTTGGTTAGAAAAAGATTGGCAGACTCGCTTGTATCTTTATGTTCTGGCAGAGACTAGCGATTATCTGCCAGAACAGATTTCTATGACTTACTGGTTTGTCCAGTCTCAGCCTCAACCAGAAAGCCTCAAATTTACTTATAATGCCGCTCAACACAAGCAAACAAAAAGGGATTTAACAGAACTGTTGACGCAGCTAACCAATTATTTAGAACGTTATCAGCAAGGAGAAGATTTTCCTCAAGTTCCAGAAACCGCTAATCGTTGCCCTGATTGTAACTTTGCGGTTCGGTGTCAGCGCGATCGCAATTTATCAAATACTTCGCATCTTACCAGTGAAGAAAATTTCTCTCATCAAAATTGGCTACCTAGCTTAGCGAATATTCAGGAAGTTTCCCTGTAAACAAATAAAAAATCAAAATTTATGACAAATCCTGATAAAAACGAGCCTGCCTCTAACTACTCTTCTATCTATATCCGCGACCTTGAAATTGACGATCTTGCTCCGGTTTATCACTTGGGAGAAGCTGTATTTACGAGCAATTTGTACCCTTATTTATATCGCACCTGGGATGAATGGGAGGTGATTGGACTTTACAACACCGATCCAGAATACTGTCTGGTTGCTGAAATCGACGAACAACTGGCAGGGTTCATTTTGGGAACCGTTATCAGCAAAGCATCCTGGACTTATGGATACATTATTTGGCTGGGTGTGAATCCGAATTTTCAGCGTCGGGGCGTTGGGGACAAGCTCGTTGATAAGCTGGTAGAACGGATGATTGAAGATGGGGTGCGGTTCATGCTAGTGGATACCGATCCCGCGAATGTCCCAGCCGTGAAGTTTTTTAGCCGCAAAGGTTTTGGCAATACTCGCCAGCACATTTTCTTGTCGATGAATTTGAGCAAGCACGAGTATTATGGCAGGCTGATTGCATACGAGCGCGAAAAAGCTGAGAGGGCTGCTTATAAGCGATCGCGCCGCCGTCCTTCCACTCAAACCCAAGGAATTGCTAGCGAAGCAGCGACAAAAGTTATGGTGACTGACACTCCATCAACCCCTGTCGAACCTCCGAATTTCTCCGACCCCGAAAGTTAACCTTTTCTTTTTGACAAGAATTTTTCTTAACTACTGCTGCGGCTAAAGAAAATCGCCGCTAGGACTATCAAACCCAATAAGGCTAGGGGAACCCACAGATTGACAAGTTCGCTCATCTCAGTTGTTTTAATCTTGGCAATCAACTTAATTAATTAATATTTTTTATAAAAAATGGCTAAAATGTAAAGCGAAATTTATTTTTAAGGCAACCATGACATCAAAAGACACGGTGACATGGCTACAAGAGAGAACAGCGCTGGGTGTACTATCGGCAGAAGTATTAGAAGCGATCGCGCAACTTCTGGAAGAAAAAGTCGTACCAGCGCAAACGACCTTAGTGGCGGAGGAAACGCCCCCCGAAGGACTCTATATTCTCAAAGAAGGGCAACTAGAAGGCGATCGGGCTAACCAAACAGGTTTAGCCTGGGTGATTAGTTTTCTTCCCGGAGCCACCATTCACTTACAAGAGCTACTGTTAGACCAGCAGGCTCAAAGAACTATCAAGACACTCAGCGAATGCACGCTGTGGTTGATTCCCGCAGCGCAATTTCGCAAAATAGTCGCCCAATATCCCGAAATTACCCAAGCGTTCTCCCAGCAGTTAGCTCAAGAACTCGCTCAACTATCGTCTCAACTAAACTACGAACAAGAGCGTCAAACCGCCTTGCGCCCTTATCTAGTATCAAAGGCAAGACGCGGGGTGGTGGGAAAAAGCCGCTATGCAGTCCGGCTGCGCCAGCAAATCAAAGAGGCGGCTGAGGATCGGCGTCCAGTGTTGATTTTCGGGGAACCGGGACTAGAAAAAGACAATACCGCGGCTCTGGTTCACTTTGGTTCTTCCTATCGACGCGAACCGATTGTTAAAGTAGACTGTAGTGCGCTGCAAGCAAGTGGTGCAGAACTATTTGGTCGTGCTAGTGGCAAACCAGGGCTAATTGAATCCCTAGGGACAGGCACTTTAGTCCTCAACAACATTCAAGAACTTCCGCCAGAGTTAACGCCTAAGCTGGCTCAATTATTAGAAACCAATACGTACACCCCCCTCAGCCGTTCGGAAGATCCCCCCGCGCCCAGCCGCACGTGTCAAGCCCGGATTATGATGATTGCGGAAAAGCACCTGCCGACAATTGAGCGTCAAGTTGGTCATTTAATTAAAGTGCCGCCGCTGCGGGTGCGAAAAGCGGACATTGAAGACCAGGTAGAATACTACATTCGCCTGTTCTGTCGAGCCAAGGGCACTCGCAAACCCAAAGTCGCTCCAGAAGCTATACGCCGCTTACAAGCCTATGATTTCCCCGGCAACCTGAAAGAATTGCAAAGTCTCGTAGAACGGGCACTCGTTCAATGTGCCGGTGTGAATCTGCTCACCGAAGAAGTATTCTGGTCAGCCGAAACCCATAAAAAGCGATTTCGCGTCAATCTTTTAAATGCCTATCCCGACTTGCGGCGATTTCTCCGCAGTTCTTGGTGGCCCGACCGGATTAACTACGGCTTTACTTTGGGTGCTTTTGCGCTTGTCATCGCCCTCTTATTTTTGGGTCCCCAGCATCGCTCCGAAAATGTAGCTCTAAACCTATTTTGGGCGTGGTGGTGGCCTTTGGTATTGATCGGTTTTCCGTTTGTCGGACGCCTGTGGTGCTCTGTTTGTCCCTTCATGATTTATGGGGAAGTCACCCAAAAACTCTCTCAGTGGCTTTTTCCAGGGCGATCGCTGAAGCGTTGGCCCCGACAATCTGCCGAGAAGTGGGGCGGATGGTTTTTGTTCGGGCTATTTGTCCTTATTTACTTGTGGGAAGAACTCTGGGATTTAGAAGATACCGCCTATCTCTCCGCTTGTTTGCTGTTATTAATTACTGCTGGGGCAATGATTTTCTCCGCAATTTTTGAGCGGCGGTTTTGGTGTCGGTATCTCTGTCCAATTGGCGGGATGAATGGACTTTTTGCCAAGCTGTCAATGACTGAACTCAGAGCGCAACAGGGTACTTGTTCGGCGGAATGCACTACCTATCAATGCTACAAAGGTGGCCCTAAAAAAGGGGAAGGTTTAGAAACCAACGGGTGTCCGTTGTACTCTCACCCGGCTCAGTTGGAAGAGAACAAAGACTGCGTTTTGTGCATGACTTGTCTCAAAGCTTGTCCCCACCGTTCGGTCGAGTTAAATTTGCGCCCGCCAGGGATTGAATTGTGGACAACTCATGTGCCCCATAATTCGGAAGTGGCGCTGTTACTGTTGCTATTAGGAGGCGTCTATCTCCATCGATTGCCGGAATTGCAATCAACTTTGGGATTGCATCTGGATTTAACCCAGTTTTGGCAACATTTCGGATTTTCCCTAGTCGCTTTAATCGTCCCTGCGACTGTGCCGTTTTTAGCTTATAGCACCATCAAACTTTTGAAGGGTTCCGTAAAGCCTCGCTCGTTTATAGAGTTGGCTTATGGATATTTGCCGCTGGTGCTGGGGGCAAATTTAGCTCACTATTGGCGGCTGGGTTTAGGGGAAGCGGGACGCATTTTGCCGCTAACAATGGCAACTTTCGGTCTTAGCGGTGAAGGGTTGCCTGTGTTGGTCGCACACCCGGCTGTGATCGAGTTTTTGCAAGGCACAACGCTAATTTTCTCACTCCTGTTGACGATGCTATTAACCCAAAAAATCGCTCGTCAATCTTTCCGAGCGCTGTTGCCTCAACATCTGGGCGCGATCGCTCTATTTGTTAGTCTCTGGGCAATTATTGTGAGATAGTCGGCGCAGTAAATCACTCTTATAATTCCGATACCCGACTTCTCTAAGAAGTCGGGTATCTCACCTTGAGGACTCATTTAGGATTGCTATCTATAAAAGCTGCCACAAACTATGTAACTTGTAGTAATTTCAAAAACTTTTTTCTCCTATTCTCTGGTAATTGGTAACTCTAACCAATTACTTAACTCTTGCGCTAACCAATCAAGTTCTTCTGTTGTTAGATAGCCAAAGAAGCGGGTTTCGCTGTCTGTACTTAGCGATTGCCCGATGCGATAGCTAGAACTAGCGTCTGTATAATTGACTCCATCTGTAGCCCAAATTTTTAACTCTGGCGGTACCTCTGTAATGCCTGCTTCAGTATCGCGACGATAGAGGCGCTTCAGGTAAGTCAATTTATAGAGGTTACAGCGACTTGCCTGAAAAACCAGCCGCCGTATTTTCCACGCTATTTGAGTTACCTTTATTGACCGGCGATCGATATAGATGTAGGTATTGACATTCGCTGCGAAAAAATATTGCCACAGACCAGAAAGACCCATTCCTAAAAGAAATAAGCTGATCAAGATTAGTAACCCATTACCACTAAACAAAGAGCCAATTAACGCCATCAACGACAAAATCGTAAAACAGAAGATAAAGGAAATTGAACAACCCGCTCCTGCATTGGAAGTTTCTGGAGGTAGATATATCTCTAGAACTTCTGCATCCTTGAGAAGAGAAATTTTACTGTCATGAGGTTTTTGCAGGGTTAGAGGAGTTGATGTCACTGATGCAACAGATTGGAATTGGAGGAGGGAAGGTTGCTCCAAGGTAGCGAGAGCGGCTTGAGCTGAACTAAATCGCTGCTTGCGGTTGGGATGGGTCATTTGCTTGAGCCATTGCACAAAGCTGGGAGCCAGATGCGTCGAGGGTTCAAACTCAAGCAGCAAATCTTCTTGTAACAAATCGGCGGGATGTCTCCCTGTCACCAAGTAGATTAATGTTGCTCCCAAACTATAGAGATCGGAGGCTGGAAAAGCACGTCCGCTAAATTGTTCGGGTGGCATATAACCATAGGTTCCGACAATCGTCATCGTCCCGATTTCTCGAACAGCCGTTTGCACCGAACCAAAATCAACTAAGTAGATATCTCCAACTTGATGAGCAGAGCGATCGCTCGTTAATAAAATATTGCTTGGTTTAATATCCCGATGAATCACCGGAGGATTGCCAGAGTGCAAGTAGCTCAATACATTCAGTAATGCTTTCGCAATTTGTTTTACCTCTTCTTCGCTAAATGTCCGTCCGCGCTTAATCCATTCCTGCAAGGATGTTGCAGGAATATAAGTTTGCACGAGTACAAATCCCTGACGATCGGGTAAGTGCAATTCAAAGGAATCGAGATAGCGGGGAATTGCCGGATGCGATAAAGATTTGAGGGTTTCTGCTTCTCTCTCAAACAGTTTTAAATCCTCCCAACGGAAGTCACTGTTAAAAGTGAGAATCTTAAGTACAACAAGTTCCTGGGTTTGTAAATCCTGCGCTAATAAGGTACGCCGTCCAGAATTGTGCCCCAGTTGGCATTGAATGTGATAGCGATCGCGCAGTATCTGTTCTTCTCCTAGCATGGGAAATTATTGCTCCTGTGTGGTGATCAAGTTTTGCAGCAAGGCTATGTGAATTCCAAATGATGAGGATTCAACAAGGGTTTCATTTTTAACATTTCTGTTGTCTCTAAGGAGAATCGCGCCAAATTTACGGTTGTTGACCAACCTGTTTCTCTTCAAAATCCCTTTCATCAATTTGCCTCGTTCGGGCGCTTCCGTGAGGTACAGGATGTAGTGTCGCCCGATACTCCATCCACTCTACTCCCGCCTCTCTTTTAATTTCCTTAAAATCTAAGGGTTTGCTGAATTCCGAGAACGAAGGGTTCTGCAAAAACTTTTGTTTTTTTTGCTCCCAATCTATTCCCATACTGAACTTTAAGCGACAGTTACAAGGGCTAATATTTACAATGTTCGTTTCTCGATTAGCCTGAACGTACACAAAACGGCGCGTCTTCCCAGAGACGCTATCTACAAGTTTTACAGCCGCATCGCGGGTCGTTCCATTAATAATTTTTAGCTTCCCAAATCCCTGCAAATCTTGAGGTGGGATAATATCAGTGCCGTTTGGAAGAGAAACAGGAGGACGGTTTGGGCTTGGTTTCCGTGCAGACTTTAAGGAGACTGGTACGGTAGATAGCTGC
It includes:
- a CDS encoding L,D-transpeptidase, producing the protein MGSSKKQGNRRRQFLVFSVLLSGIFCLYIQLMRLGYAVPLPYLLHVFCWNNCSDNLFSNHLHPKVLGNGLLNYTHQLTQLVDSPEIDKNKVSILIEKSRYRLTVYYDKKPLKSYPVVLGFNSVDDKLKEGDGSTPEGIFKIKDLYTHPTWSKFLWLDYPTKDSWRKHIKAKGNGKINWLDSIGGQVGIHGVPDEQDFLIEKRSNWTLGCISLKNRDIEELYQVVKKGTEVEIIQ
- the mraY gene encoding phospho-N-acetylmuramoyl-pentapeptide-transferase, with amino-acid sequence MDAKLFSGRSFNPSGTSLLALLAVGLSLGTILFDLQAGVFPSVGISMTFPLWLCALVTALLGYWAVPFLQALKAGQFIREDGPQAHLQKAGTPTMGGVFFVPVGVIAALVWSGLAVSIQGFFPVLAVSIVTLAYGAIGWVDDWQVIRRRSNKGISPRMKLILQIGVGVLFSLWLVWNQPASITTIALPFGLAIPLGLLFWPLAVFVLVAESNATNLTDGVDGLAAGTGAIALLGLGAIVAPVSPSLMIFCACMSGSYLGFLVHNRNKARVFMGDTGSMALGGALTAVGLLTNNLWALFILSGIFFVESLSVMAQVGYYKATKGPDGIGKRLFKMAPIHHHLELSGWSETQVVATFYLINGILALLCLVLH
- a CDS encoding DUF3134 domain-containing protein produces the protein MYNPSLREEPRHQLAGLIPLQQEPSILDWLESTGRLLARDVQAEDSFRDGDAEISDLMAPDDVYDDLEDDDEIIDVDED
- a CDS encoding PAP/fibrillin family protein, with amino-acid sequence MRKAALLEAIASQNRGLLATETDKIAILSAVARLEDLNPTPRPVEATDLLDGNWRLLYTTSRGLLTIDQLPFLKLGQIYQCIRAKDAKVYNIAEVYGLPYLEGFISVAARFEPVSERRVLVKFERSISGLQRLINYQSPSEFILQIESGQRLPALDFGIDSSNQQGWLDTTYLDEDLRIGRGNEGSVFVLTKA
- a CDS encoding PD-(D/E)XK nuclease family protein, with translation MESTQEVLFRLSQGQLNLLQTCPRKFQQIYLDKLSSPTNPEQLERQNWGSRFHLLMQQRELGLPVESLVQEDAQLHRWVTALVDAAPEILISNPKTFRQSEHCCTLNFQGYLLTVIYDLFIEDTQSAQILDWKTYPQPKNRRWLEKDWQTRLYLYVLAETSDYLPEQISMTYWFVQSQPQPESLKFTYNAAQHKQTKRDLTELLTQLTNYLERYQQGEDFPQVPETANRCPDCNFAVRCQRDRNLSNTSHLTSEENFSHQNWLPSLANIQEVSL
- a CDS encoding GNAT family N-acetyltransferase, coding for MTNPDKNEPASNYSSIYIRDLEIDDLAPVYHLGEAVFTSNLYPYLYRTWDEWEVIGLYNTDPEYCLVAEIDEQLAGFILGTVISKASWTYGYIIWLGVNPNFQRRGVGDKLVDKLVERMIEDGVRFMLVDTDPANVPAVKFFSRKGFGNTRQHIFLSMNLSKHEYYGRLIAYEREKAERAAYKRSRRRPSTQTQGIASEAATKVMVTDTPSTPVEPPNFSDPES
- a CDS encoding sigma 54-interacting transcriptional regulator, with translation MTSKDTVTWLQERTALGVLSAEVLEAIAQLLEEKVVPAQTTLVAEETPPEGLYILKEGQLEGDRANQTGLAWVISFLPGATIHLQELLLDQQAQRTIKTLSECTLWLIPAAQFRKIVAQYPEITQAFSQQLAQELAQLSSQLNYEQERQTALRPYLVSKARRGVVGKSRYAVRLRQQIKEAAEDRRPVLIFGEPGLEKDNTAALVHFGSSYRREPIVKVDCSALQASGAELFGRASGKPGLIESLGTGTLVLNNIQELPPELTPKLAQLLETNTYTPLSRSEDPPAPSRTCQARIMMIAEKHLPTIERQVGHLIKVPPLRVRKADIEDQVEYYIRLFCRAKGTRKPKVAPEAIRRLQAYDFPGNLKELQSLVERALVQCAGVNLLTEEVFWSAETHKKRFRVNLLNAYPDLRRFLRSSWWPDRINYGFTLGAFALVIALLFLGPQHRSENVALNLFWAWWWPLVLIGFPFVGRLWCSVCPFMIYGEVTQKLSQWLFPGRSLKRWPRQSAEKWGGWFLFGLFVLIYLWEELWDLEDTAYLSACLLLLITAGAMIFSAIFERRFWCRYLCPIGGMNGLFAKLSMTELRAQQGTCSAECTTYQCYKGGPKKGEGLETNGCPLYSHPAQLEENKDCVLCMTCLKACPHRSVELNLRPPGIELWTTHVPHNSEVALLLLLLGGVYLHRLPELQSTLGLHLDLTQFWQHFGFSLVALIVPATVPFLAYSTIKLLKGSVKPRSFIELAYGYLPLVLGANLAHYWRLGLGEAGRILPLTMATFGLSGEGLPVLVAHPAVIEFLQGTTLIFSLLLTMLLTQKIARQSFRALLPQHLGAIALFVSLWAIIVR
- a CDS encoding serine/threonine-protein kinase, translating into MLGEEQILRDRYHIQCQLGHNSGRRTLLAQDLQTQELVVLKILTFNSDFRWEDLKLFEREAETLKSLSHPAIPRYLDSFELHLPDRQGFVLVQTYIPATSLQEWIKRGRTFSEEEVKQIAKALLNVLSYLHSGNPPVIHRDIKPSNILLTSDRSAHQVGDIYLVDFGSVQTAVREIGTMTIVGTYGYMPPEQFSGRAFPASDLYSLGATLIYLVTGRHPADLLQEDLLLEFEPSTHLAPSFVQWLKQMTHPNRKQRFSSAQAALATLEQPSLLQFQSVASVTSTPLTLQKPHDSKISLLKDAEVLEIYLPPETSNAGAGCSISFIFCFTILSLMALIGSLFSGNGLLILISLFLLGMGLSGLWQYFFAANVNTYIYIDRRSIKVTQIAWKIRRLVFQASRCNLYKLTYLKRLYRRDTEAGITEVPPELKIWATDGVNYTDASSSYRIGQSLSTDSETRFFGYLTTEELDWLAQELSNWLELPITRE